A single window of Rhodamnia argentea isolate NSW1041297 chromosome 5, ASM2092103v1, whole genome shotgun sequence DNA harbors:
- the LOC115756912 gene encoding putative transferase At1g60990, chloroplastic isoform X1, with the protein MSSSSTIAFRFPPCAIPRPSSVRSRTTLAPTLCPWRRNGTQRGRRLSPISATPFDLSPPPIDHDLADSMMVVGGKVSADGVVETYDNDDEALDAADNGLAVVDLSHFGRIRVSGEDRVSFLHNQTTAHFECLHEGEGCDTVFVTPTARTIDIGYAWIMKNAITLVVSPVTCQSITETLTKYIFFADKVEITDITKQTSFFVLLGPKSCQVMEHLNLKDLDGQPYGSHKHYSINGMPITVGVGNLVSEEGYSMLMSPAAATTVWDILLSHGAIPMGANAWERLRILRGRPAPGKELTKEYNVLEAGLWNSISLDKGCYKGQETISRLITYDGVKQGLWGVQLSAPARPGSPILVDGKKVGKLTSCTSRREPGYFGLGYIKRQAASEGSTVLVGDDIVGRVMNLPYLAKQHPLGKKSGS; encoded by the exons ATGTCGTCCTCGTCGACGATTGCGTTTCGTTTTCCTCCATGCGCGATTCCACGTCCTTCCTCCGTCAGGAGCAGGACGACTCTCGCTCCCACTCTCTGTCCATGGCGTCGGAATGGGACACAGAGGGGAAGGCGTCTCTCTCCGATTTCAGCGACCCCTTTCGACCTGTCTCCTCCGCCCATCGATCACGACCTCGCG GACTCCATGATGGTGGTTGGAGGGAAGGTCTCGGCCGATGGGGTTGTGGAGACTTATGACAACGATGACGAAGCATTGGATGCAGCTGATAACGGTCTTGCT GTTGTGGATTTGTCGCACTTTGGACGAATAAGAG TCAGTGGAGAAGACCGTGTCTCATTTCTTCATAATCAGACCACAGCACATTTTGAATGCCTTCATGAAGGAGAA GGATGTGACACAGTTTTTGTGACACCAACAGCACGGACAATCGATATTGGCTATGCATGGATCATG AAAAACGCTATCACTTTGGTGGTCTCTCCAGTCACCTGTCAAAGCATAACAGAAACGCTCACAAA GTACATATTTTTTGCTGACAAGGTTGAGATCACAGATATCACCAAGCAGACAAGCTTCTTCGTCCTTCTGGGACCTAAGAGCTGTCAA GTTATGGAGCATCTTAATTTGAAGGATCTGGATGGACAGCCATATGGCTCACATAAACATTACAGT ATAAATGGAATGCCAATAACAGTAGGAGTTGGAAATCTTGTTTCTGAAGAAGGTTATTCTATGTTGATGTCGCCTGCTGCTGCCACAACTGTCTGGGATATCCTCTTATCTCATGGTGCCATCCCAATGGGAGCTAATGCGTGGGAAAGGCTAAGGATTTTGCGAG GAAGACCGGCACCTGGGAAGGAGCTTACCAAAGAGTACAATGTTTTAGAAGCTGGTCTCTGGAACTCAATATCACTAGATAAGG GCTGTTATAAGGGGCAAGAGACGATATCTAGACTGATAACTTATGATGGAGTCAAACAGGGCCTATGGGGTGTTCAGCTATCTGCACCAGCAAGACCTGGAAGCCCCATCCTTGTTGATGGGAAAAAG GTTGGAAAGCTGACAAGTTGCACATCGAGAAGGGAACCTGGGTATTTTGGCTTGGGATACATTAAAAGACAGGCTGCCTCAGAAGGAAGCACTGTTCTTGTTGGAGATGACATTGTTGGGAGAGTGATGAATCTTCCTTATCTTGCTAAGCAACATCCACTCGGGAAGAAATCAGGTTCCTGA
- the LOC115756912 gene encoding putative transferase At1g60990, chloroplastic isoform X2, translating into MGLWRLMTTMTKHWMQLITVLLFDSLIHTHDGLGCGFVALWTNKSGEDRVSFLHNQTTAHFECLHEGEGCDTVFVTPTARTIDIGYAWIMKNAITLVVSPVTCQSITETLTKYIFFADKVEITDITKQTSFFVLLGPKSCQVMEHLNLKDLDGQPYGSHKHYSINGMPITVGVGNLVSEEGYSMLMSPAAATTVWDILLSHGAIPMGANAWERLRILRGRPAPGKELTKEYNVLEAGLWNSISLDKGCYKGQETISRLITYDGVKQGLWGVQLSAPARPGSPILVDGKKVGKLTSCTSRREPGYFGLGYIKRQAASEGSTVLVGDDIVGRVMNLPYLAKQHPLGKKSGS; encoded by the exons ATGGGGTTGTGGAGACTTATGACAACGATGACGAAGCATTGGATGCAGCTGATAACGGTCTTGCT atttgattcATTGATTCATACACATGATGGTCTAGGTTGTGGATTTGTCGCACTTTGGACGAATAAGAG TGGAGAAGACCGTGTCTCATTTCTTCATAATCAGACCACAGCACATTTTGAATGCCTTCATGAAGGAGAA GGATGTGACACAGTTTTTGTGACACCAACAGCACGGACAATCGATATTGGCTATGCATGGATCATG AAAAACGCTATCACTTTGGTGGTCTCTCCAGTCACCTGTCAAAGCATAACAGAAACGCTCACAAA GTACATATTTTTTGCTGACAAGGTTGAGATCACAGATATCACCAAGCAGACAAGCTTCTTCGTCCTTCTGGGACCTAAGAGCTGTCAA GTTATGGAGCATCTTAATTTGAAGGATCTGGATGGACAGCCATATGGCTCACATAAACATTACAGT ATAAATGGAATGCCAATAACAGTAGGAGTTGGAAATCTTGTTTCTGAAGAAGGTTATTCTATGTTGATGTCGCCTGCTGCTGCCACAACTGTCTGGGATATCCTCTTATCTCATGGTGCCATCCCAATGGGAGCTAATGCGTGGGAAAGGCTAAGGATTTTGCGAG GAAGACCGGCACCTGGGAAGGAGCTTACCAAAGAGTACAATGTTTTAGAAGCTGGTCTCTGGAACTCAATATCACTAGATAAGG GCTGTTATAAGGGGCAAGAGACGATATCTAGACTGATAACTTATGATGGAGTCAAACAGGGCCTATGGGGTGTTCAGCTATCTGCACCAGCAAGACCTGGAAGCCCCATCCTTGTTGATGGGAAAAAG GTTGGAAAGCTGACAAGTTGCACATCGAGAAGGGAACCTGGGTATTTTGGCTTGGGATACATTAAAAGACAGGCTGCCTCAGAAGGAAGCACTGTTCTTGTTGGAGATGACATTGTTGGGAGAGTGATGAATCTTCCTTATCTTGCTAAGCAACATCCACTCGGGAAGAAATCAGGTTCCTGA
- the LOC115756916 gene encoding uncharacterized protein LOC115756916 has protein sequence MISISTGLFCKTHCHRSPFLSSSTASRRRPSRPATRFGTCRSVDGTRRPVVRGCSGDDPGESEAERTTKAAAESRSFLTLEEAGLVEISGLSTHERFLCRLTISSLNLLRVVAEQEGCSIEELNAGRVCDWFLKDKLKREQNPESAVLQWDDSEFQL, from the exons ATGATCTCGATCTCGACTGGACTATTCTGCAAGACCCATTGCCATCGCTCGCCGTTCCTCTCCAGTTCCACCGCGAGCCGCCGACGACCTTCCAGGCCGGCGACCCGTTTCGGCACATGCCGGTCCGTGGACGGAACAAGGAGGCCCGTGGTCAGAGGTTGCAGCGGCGATGACCCAGGAGAGAGCGAGGCCGAGAGGACGACGAAGGCGGCGGCGGAGAGCCGGAGCTTCCTGACGCTCGAGGAGGCCGGCCTCGTTGAGATCTCTGGTTTAAGCACTCACGAGCGCTTCCTCTGTCGCTTGACG ATATCGTCGTTGAATCTGCTGAGAGTGGTAGCGGAGCAAGAAGGGTGCTCGATCGAGGAGCTCAATGCGGGCAGGGTATGCGACTGGTTCTTGAAGGACAAGCTCAAGCGAGAGCAGAATCCCGAGTCCGCCGTCCTTCAGTGGGATGATTCCGAGTTCCAACTCTGA
- the LOC125315280 gene encoding uncharacterized protein LOC125315280 — MQIEHFSHLHPLTRTRPGYDSNVQCHLCDDFFSDPPTGALSQTAKVFSPGSSDCKCSTCGIRGYDDNIPIFVCVTPGCDYAIHLHCTPSFPIPETVKHRDHQHYLTCTTREKRGSLEWCSFCGLERNPDIPAYYCDECDYAVHVGCGISECKVVSHCFGCWQVLLPLVEEYKSKTDLKSIGASLHPGREEVPSNLEAPQLDIETVEDDKHLTPVLELRHADHLLLLFDPVSFRDCLFKCSVCHDKIGDPVSKSPVFVCVIPKCGYALHFHRTPFAFPETVKIRKHYHQLKLTESVVEDDSGEYYCEACERRRNPNHPIYYCEECEYIAHVSCSVAEMLPSLVMEYENKIAAPTASLDNLLKEAEERLSLLRSRKEEIQSRLEVLRIKGRAVRDKRAPYVEPTLSDAKILQDHIQLLMSRNLIKRRLKRFELGAKILWYFDQPFEKLELLHEGMV, encoded by the exons ATGCAGATTGAGCATTTCTCTCACCTGCATCCTTTAACAAGGACCAGACCTGGCTACGACTCTAATGTTCAGTGTCATTTATGTGATGATTTCTTTTCAGATCCCCCTACAGGTGCACTGAGTCAGACTGCA AAGGTGTTCTCCCCGGGAAGTTCAGATTGTAAATGCAGTACCTGTGGCATTCGCGGCTATGATGATAACATTCCCATTTTCGTTTGCGTAACTCCTGGATGTGATTATGCGATCCATCTTCACTGCACTCCGTCGTTCCCCATACCAGAAACTGTCAAACACAGGGATCACCAACATTACCTGACCTGCACAACTCGAGAAAAAAGGGGTTCCCTGGAGTGGTGCAGCTTCTGTGGGTTGGAGAGAAACCCTGATATCCCTGCTTATTACTGCGACGAGTGTGATTATGCTGTTCATGTCGGTTGTGGCATCTCTGAG TGTAAGGTAGTCTCCCATTGCTTTGGTTGCTGGCAGGTACTACTTCCACTAGTTGAGGAGTACAAGAGTAAGACTGATCTAAAGAGTATAGGTGCTTCCTTGCACCCTGGGAGAGAAGAAGTACCATCAAACTTGGAGGCACCACAACTAGATATCGAGACAGTTGAAGATGACAAACACTTGACTCCAGTCCTGGAGCTCCGGCATGctgatcatcttcttctcctctttgaCCCTGTGAGCTTTAGAGACTGTCTCTTCAAGTGCAGTGTTTGCCATGACAAGATTGGGGACCCAGTTAGCAAGTCACCAGTTTTTGTATGCGTGATTCCAAAGTGTGGTTATGCACTTCACTTTCACCGTACTCCATTTGCATTTCCAGAAACTGTCAAAATCAGGAAGCATTACCATCAGCTCAAATTGACAGAGTCGGTGGTGGAGGACGATTCGGGTGAGTATTACTGTGAGGCCTGCGAGAGAAGAAGGAACCCCAACCATCCCATCTACTACTGTGAGGAGTGTGAATATATTGCTCATGTGAGTTGCAGTGTTGCTGAG ATGTTACCTTCATTGGTTATGGAGTACGAGAATAAAATAGCAGCACCAACTGCTTCCCTGGACAATCTGCTtaaagaagcagaagaaagGCTCTCGCTGCTTCGATCCAGGAAAGAAGAAATACAATCAAGACTCGAGGTTTTACGGATAAAAGGAAGGGCGGTTAGGGACAAGAGGGCTCCATATGTTGAGCCCACCTTATCAGATGCTAAAATATTGCAGGACCACATCCAACTGCTAATGAGTAGAAATCTAATAAAGAGGAggctgaaaagatttgaacttgggGCGAAAATATTGTGGTATTTTGACCAACCATTCGAAAAGCTTGAGCTATTACATGAAGGCATGGTGTAG
- the LOC115756915 gene encoding uncharacterized protein LOC115756915 — MEDEDSDPCYDESLDYSHDHALIERNVKKGMYVRCCKCHGPVEGSVLGCKECNGYFWHKKCLEELPREIRHPYHPEHCLVLQESDYGGKVCTVCRPFIRGSYFSCNDCEFYLDAYCASLYSAPEYAGRMFRNGSHLFALRKLERGSQTTGECCDRLMAEPYIFHCVEPNCMLRLHLSCPPFSFPDTVAHRRHLHPLNLDTSLVEEEEDPNDEYYCDSCESQRTSNRPVYCCRECIPNFVAHVCCVAYEVCSLLTFQ; from the coding sequence ATGGAGGATGAAGATTCAGATCCTTGCTACGACGAGAGTCTAGATTATAGCCACGACCATGCATTGATAGAGCGCAATGTTAAAAAGGGAATGTATGTGAGGTGCTGCAAGTGCCACGGTCCAGTTGAAGGATCGGTTCTTGGCTGCAAAGAGTGCAATGGCTACTTCTGGCACAAGAAATGCTTGGAGGAATTGCCTAGAGAAATTCGACATCCTTATCATCCAGAACACTGCCTTGTCCTCCAAGAATCTGATTATGGAGGAAAGGTTTGCACGGTGTGCCGACCATTCATTCGGGGGTCCTACTTCAGCTGCAACGACTGTGAATTCTATCTGGACGCTTACTGTGCTTCCCTCTATTCGGCCCCTGAATACGCCGGGAGGATGTTCCGCAATGGCAGTCATCTTTTTGCCCTGAGAAAGCTCGAGAGAGGATCGCAAACTACTGGTGAATGTTGCGACAGGTTGATGGCTGAGCCCTACATCTTTCATTGTGTAGAACCCAACTGCATGCTGAGGCTTCATCTCAGCTGCCCTCCGTTCTCTTTCCCGGACACAGTCGCGCACCGTCGTCACCTTCATCCGCTCAACTTGGATACATCTTTAGTCGAGGAGGAAGAGGATCCTAACGATGAGTACTACTGCGACAGCTGTGAGAGTCAAAGAACCTCGAACCGACCGGTGTATTGCTGTCGCGAGTGTATTCCCAATTTTGTTGCTCATGTTTGCTGCGTGGCCTATGAGGTTTGCTCTCTCTTAACTTTTCAATAG
- the LOC115756911 gene encoding kinetochore protein NUF2 homolog produces the protein MSRFEYPRLSRSEILSFLVDSQIFTSVSAQHLADPTPDFVSDLYTQLLIYLDSFQEEDGQMEFEALERLENPDFHVESVRKMNLCSRVKEVVASLRCPTQFNLKDLVKPDAERTEIFVSAILNFCFHKDNKMNLLKPIVEELNLLDEQQKEWENKLSQLNAEVAKFNEAREMELPLVQKVDAKLKELRQTISELNNHQMSLRTTSRKLEKKSQEMDAKILNAQCELVQSGQANAELRSKVVQSPDKLQRSLEEKKIVQEEARNAENLAKQSFEDKNAVMEVYTKVFKKLSKHLTVMQKIQEQVNSAKAIDKDVKVLKSKLSDDGVLDKSLDAKLVELQGRVEQLDELRKQAEKESHTKCEEATREANNVKMEVELRKHELEARQRKVESVVAEVDSITSRTNSIKESCAAEQQELLRRCEDTIKEFRCYLKSIGTVLPIA, from the exons ATGTCGAGGTTCGAGTACCCGAGGCTCTCCCGATCGGAGATACTGTCGTTCCTCGTCGACTCCCAGATCTTCACCAGCGTCTCGGCGCAGCACCTCGCTGATCCAACCCCGGATTTCGTGTCCGATCTCTACACCCAGCTCTTGATCTACCTCGATTCTTTCCAAGA GGAAGATGGGCAAATGGAGTTTGAGGCGCTTGAGCGGCTCGAGAACCCGGACTTCCACGTGGAGTCGGTGCGGAAAATGAACCTGTGCAGCCGAGTGAAGGAGGTCGTGGCCTCTCTGCGTTGTCCCACACAGTTTAACCTGAAGGATCTGGTGAAGCCCGACGCGGAGCGGACCGAGATTTTTGTCAGCGCCATTCTCAATTTCTGTTTCCACAA AGACAACAAAATGAATCTCTTAAAACCGATAGTGGAAGAACTGAACCTCCTTGACGAACAACAGAAGGAATGGGAGAATAAGTTATCCCAG TTGAATGCAGAGGTTGCAAAGTTTAATGAAGCCAGAGAGATGGAATTACCTCTTGTTCAAAAGGTAGATGCAAAGCTGAAAGAACTGCGCCAGACGATATCAGAACTTAACAATCATCAGATGTCCTTAAGAACTACTTCTCGAAAGTTGGAGAAGAAGAGTCAAGAAATGGATGCCAAG ATCCTTAATGCTCAGTGTGAGCTTGTGCAAAGTGGTCAAGCCAATGCAGAGTTACGCTCAAAAGTAGTCCAGTCACCCGATAAGCTTCAG AGGTCTctcgaagagaaaaaaatagttcAGGAAGAGGCAAGAAATGCTGAAAACTTGGCAAAGCAATCTTTTGAGGACAAGAATGCTGTTATGGAGGTTTACACAAAG GTGttcaaaaaattgtccaagcaCTTAACAGTGATGCAAAAGATACAAGAACAG GTTAACTCTGCCAAAGCTATTGATAAAGATGTCAAGGTGCTGAAGTCTAAGCTAAGTGATGATGGAGTCTTGGATAAATCTCTTGATGCCAAGCTTGTTGAACTGCAGGGAAGAG TGGAACAATTGGATGAACTGAGAAAGCAGGCAGAAAAGGAAAGTCATACTAAATGTGAGGAAGCTACTAGAGAAGCCAATAACGTGAAAATGGAAGTGGAACTTAGGAAACATGAGTTGGAGGCAAGACAAAGGAAGGTCGAAAGTGTGGTTGCAGAG GTGGATTCTATTACTTCAAGGACAAATTCGATAAAAGAATCCTGTGCAGCTGAACAACAAGAGCTATTACGTAGATGCGAAGATACTATTAAAGAG TTTCGCTGTTACTTAAAGTCTATTGGAACCGTTCTTCCAATAGCCTAA
- the LOC115756908 gene encoding cactin-like — translation MGSHSHGSKKEASSSSERNRRRRRRGSSSRCSDDSYSGSGSDGERSSRRVITEEEIEAYKVKKAQKKAMRTAKKLKSWSVAGYSNASNPFGDSNLDEKFVWEKKIERDVAWGADLDVFSIKAEKKRQKERMAEIERVKKRREERALEKARHEEEMAMLARERARAEFQEWEKKEEEFHFDQSKVRSEIRLREGRAKAIDILSKHLNGPDDLDMELNEPFVVFEGLTVKGMEELRGDIKMHLDLDTETPTRVEYWKALLVVCDWGLAEARKKDVLERARARGEEPPAEVLAEERGVHPNVEADVRDYLHKKTWRELEDIHAGVETDLCSGTAKVVEFWEVILKRIPIYKAKAFLREFHVKMLHEHLRRLEQPVDVIDNPETANVLSPIQGGVPDDEGSMSPVTLTKEEMMESEEECGPFSPQLLHGDETEGAVDPEEDRAALGRKRMEVREEQQRRMQEAMMSKPAPSEDNFEMKAIKAMGAMKEGDAIFGTGAEVNLDSQVYKWQDKYLPRKPKYFNRVHTGYDWNQYNRMHYDHDNPPPKLVKGYKFHIFYPDLVNKTEAPTYNIEKDGNSTETCIIWFHAGPPYEDIAFRIVNKDWEYSRKKGFKCTFERGILHVYFNFKHHHYRR, via the coding sequence ATGGGGTCGCATTCTCATGGAAGCAAGAAAGAGGCATCCTCTTCTTCGGAGAGGAACCGGAGGAGGAGACGCCGCGGGAGCTCTAGTCGTTGCTCCGACGACTCGTATAGCGGCAGCGGAAGCGACGGGGAGCGCAGCTCGAGGAGGGTTATTACAGAGGAAGAAATCGAGGCGTACAAAGTGAAGAAGGCTCAGAAGAAGGCAATGCGCACCGCGAAGAAGTTGAAGTCGTGGTCGGTCGCCGGTTATTCCAATGCTTCGAATCCTTTCGGCGATTCAAACCTCGATGAGAAGTTTGTATGGGAAAAGAAGATTGAGCGTGATGTCGCCTGGGGCGCGGATCTTGACGTGTTCTCTATCAAGGCTGAGAAAAAGAGGCAGAAAGAAAGAATGGCAGAGATTGAGAGagtgaagaagaggagggaagAAAGAGCGCTTGAAAAGGCTCGGCATGAGGAGGAAATGGCAATGCTAGCCAGAGAGCGTGCTCGAGCAGAGTTTCAAGAGtgggagaagaaagaagaggagttTCATTTTGATCAAAGCAAAGTCAGGTCAGAGATCAGATTGCGTGAAGGACGTGCAAAAGCAATTGATATTCTATCTAAGCACCTCAATGGTCCAGACGATCTGGATATGGAATTGAATGAACCTTTTGTGGTCTTCGAGGGCTTAACAGTGAAAGGAATGGAAGAGCTTCGTGGCGACATCAAAATGCATCTTGATTTGGACACGGAGACACCAACACGTGTTGAGTACTGGAAGGCACTTCTAGTGGTTTGCGATTGGGGGCTGGCAGAAGCTAGGAAAAAGGATGTACTCGAACGAGCTAGGGCGCGTGGGGAGGAGCCTCCTGCTGAGGTTCTTGCAGAAGAAAGGGGTGTGCATCCTAACGTCGAAGCAGATGTGAGGGATTATCTGCACAAGAAGACCTGGCGAGAATTGGAGGATATACATGCTGGTGTTGAGACTGATTTGTGTTCTGGCACGGCTAAGGTCGTGGAGTTTTGGGAGGTTATCCTCAAACGTATCCCCATATACAAGGCAAAGGCTTTTTTGAGAGAATTTCATGTGAAAATGTTGCACGAGCATCTTCGACGTCTGGAGCAGCCTGTGGATGTCATTGATAATCCAGAAACTGCTAATGTACTCAGTCCTATACAAGGAGGTGTGCCTGATGATGAAGGATCAATGTCCCCGGTTACCTTAACCAAAGAAGAGATGATGGAGTCCGAAGAGGAGTGTGGACCATTTTCTCCACAACTGCTGCATGGTGATGAGACTGAAGGGGCCGTTGACCCTGAAGAGGACAGGGCTGCATTGGGTCGGAAAAGAATGGAGGTACGAGAAGAACAACAAAGACGGATGCAAGAAGCAATGATGTCAAAGCCAGCTCCATCAGAAGATAACTTTGAAATGAAGGCCATCAAAGCCATGGGAGCCATGAAGGAAGGTGATGCAATTTTTGGCACTGGTGCGGAGGTGAATCTGGACTCACAGGTTTATAAGTGGCAGGATAAGTATCTACCGAGaaaaccaaaatatttcaaCCGGGTCCACACTGGATATGATTGGAATCAGTACAATCGAATGCATTACGATCACGATAATCCACCTCCGAAGCTCGTGAAAGGTTATAAGTTCCATATCTTTTACCCTGACCTTGTCAACAAAACTGAGGCCCCAACATACAACATTGAAAAGGATGGGAATAGCACAGAGACGTGTATCATCTGGTTCCACGCTGGGCCCCCATATGAGGACATTGCTTTTAGGATCGTGAATAAAGACTGGGAATATTCACGCAAGAAGGGATTCAAATGTACTTTTGAAAGAGGGATTTTGCATGTTTACTTCAATTTCAAACATCATCACTACCGTCGATGA